ACCTACACCGAGATGAAGATGGACTACATCATGGTCGAGGAGGAGTCCGGAGGGATGAGCATCGCCGAAACCGTCGGAGGGGATGAGAACTTCACCACGCTGGCGGCCGCTCTCGAAATGACCGGGCTTGACATGACCCTGAACGGCTCTGACGACTACACCCTCTTCGCCCCGACGAACGACGCCTTCGCCGCCCTCCCCGAGGGGGTGCTCGACGGTCTGCTCAACGACACAGAGGCGCTCACCGACGTCCTGCTCTACCATGCGGCGGCCGACACATACATGGCTGAAGACCTGATGGGTATGGAGAGCCTGATGATGCTCAACGGCATGGAGACGACGATCACCTGGGACGAGATGAACGAGAGCCTGATGATCGACGATGCAACGGTGATATCGGCCGACATCGAGTGCACGAACGGCGTGGTCCACGTAATCGACATGGTGCTGCAGCCGGCGGCCGAGGAGACGGCATAGAGGGGCCGATGTTCATCCCCTTTTTTTCCGGATCGTTTTTCTCCTCCCCTCCCCTTGATCTCCCTGTCCCATGTTCGAGCAGTATGACCTGACCAAACAGGTGAGCGACGAGGACTATAAAGCGATCTTCCCGGATCTTGCAGCCCACCTCAGTCGTCTCCAGAGGGAGGCGCGGGATCTCGACCTCCCGGTGATCATCACCGCCGACGGCTGGAACCTCTCCGGCATCTCGACAATGCTCCACCAGTTCGTCCTCGCCCTCGACCCCCGCCTCTACTCCTACCATGCCGCATCGACGCCGACACGAGAAGAGGCGGACCGCCCGTTTCTCTGGCGGTTCTGGCTGCGGACCCCGACGACCGGCAGGATGGCCATCTTCGACCGTTCATGGTATTCCCGCCTGACCGCAGAGCGTATCCACCCCGGGGATGGGGGGGCACCCGAGCGGTCGTTGCGGGAGATCACCCGTTTCGAGCGGCACCTCACCGACGCCGGGGCGGTGATCATCAAGCTCTTTCTCCACATCAGCAGAGACGAGCAGGCAGAACGGATCGAGCGGATCAAACAGGAACCGGCGGCGGCAGTGCTGATCGACGGGCATGAAACGGTCAGGCTGGAGCACTACGAACTCTATCTCCCGGTGTTTGAGGGGATGATCGCCGCCACCGATACCCCGAATGCACCCTGGACGGTGGTCGAGGCGCACGACCGGAACTTCACGGTGATCAAGGGGATGAGCACGGTGGTGCACGCCCTCGAACGCGCCATCGAGGAGCGGCGGTCGACGGTGGTGCCGCGCTATCCGGCACCCCTGCAGCCACCCTCGAACAAACTCCTCGACCTGCCCGACCCCTCGAAACACGCCCTTTCAAAGAAAGAATACCATGAGGCGATCAACCAATACGGCGAGCAGATCACCGCACTGCAATATTCCCTCTACCGGGAGCGCCTCCCCCTCATCGTGGTGTATGAGGGATGGGACGCCGCAGGAAAGGGGGGGGCGATCATGCGCCTCACCCGCCGCCTCAACCCCCGCATCTGTCAGGTCGAACCGATCGGGCCGCCGAACGAGGCGGAGTCCCGGCACCACTATCTCTGGCGGTTCTGGCGCGACCTCCCGAAAAAGGGGCATATCGCCGTCTTCGACCGGAGCTGGTACGGGCGGGTGCTCGTCGAACGGGTGGAAGGACTTTCCTCCCCCTCTGAGGTGGAACGGGCCTACAATGAGATCAACGAGTTCGAGGAGGCGCTCACCGACTGGGGCGCCCTTCTCGTGAAGTTCTGGCTGCACATCGACAGGAACGAGCAGCTCCACCGCTTCATCGACCGGGAGGAGGACCCGGAGAAGCAGTGGAAGATCACCCCCGACGACTGGCGCAACCGCAGTCGCTGGGACATCTATGCCGCTTCGGTCGCCGAGATGCTGGAGCGGACCGACACGAAGACCGCCCCCTGGACCGTGATCTCCACAAACGACAAGCGCTACGCCCGGGTCAAATGCCTGCGGACGGTGGCGGAAACGGTGGAGCAGGCACTGAAGTAGCCCATCATCTTTTTGTCTGCCACCGTCCATGTAGTAGGAGAGCGAGGGTAGATAAGCCTGGCCAAAATCGATGGACTTAAGATCCATTCTCTCAGGAGTTCGTGGGTTCGAATCCCTCCCCTCGCACTGATCTTTCGGGTTTTAGTTAGTCGTGAAAAACGCCACTTTTGAATTTCACTCATTCCTGGTAGAAATATTTCATCAAATGATTGGCACCTTAGAGTCGGTTACGGTATTGTAGTCGCAGGCATTGAAATCAGACTGCTTTGTATCAACCTCCGGGATGACATGCGAACGATTACATCCCGGCCCTGCTCCCTGAGCAGGACATCAATCTTTTGTTTCCGCGTCTGATGTTCATTGAGATCCATGTGTTACTCCGTTGTGGACACATATTGAATGAAAAATTAATTCAAGTCAATAATTGACTCGTTTGGCACCATACATCAATTTTATATAATCTGTTTGATATTGCTCAATAATCCTCCTGAATTCTCCATGGGTTAATTTCGTCTCACGTATCCAATGATGCTCTCTATTTTTCGCAATTCTGAAGAAATGGGCAATCATTATGAGGTTTTACGTGAGTTATTACTCTATGAAAAATGGAATTCGGTCCTCACGGTTGGTTTTTCTTTCACTGGTAATTATTGCCTTAGTGCTGTCGACAGCGATAGTTGTAGGATTGTCGCTTGCCGGAAGCTATGCAATGGATGAAGATGCGCCTGCAAAATCCGGAGATCAGGTATGCGTATATTATTCGCTCTCTTTTCCCGGAGGTGCTGTATTTGAATCGAATATAAACGGAACAGCCCTGAATTTCACACTCGGAAGCGGAGCCATGATCTCCGGATTCGACAAGGCAATACATGGAATGGTTCCGGGTGAGACCAAAACGGTCATCTTAACACCAGATGAGGCCTATGGGGAGAGAAATGAGACCCTTGTAAAAACAATTCCATTGAATGAAGCAATTGATCTGATAAACAGCATGGATAAGGAAAATATCACAATATCGTTTATTCCCGGTTATCCCTGTCCGATGATCGAATATCTGCCTCCGGAAGGGAAATACGTGAGATATCTGTTTACGAACATAACTGAAGATTCGGTGACTGTTGATATGAACAAGCCGCTCGTGGGAAAAGATCTCCAGTTTACAATTACTCTTGATTCTATTATCAAAAAGACGGAATGAATATTATTCTCTCCTTTTTTGGCAGTTCAGTAATGTATTTTGAAATGTCCGGTTAATTGGTCACCGGATCGTTCTATCAATCATATTGCTTCTATCGTCTCAGTACTTCGTTCATCCACGCACTGATTTTTCTCCTATGAATATTGGCGTTTGTCTTCGCCCATGCTCCTTTCAGACCAACGCCCCCTGAGGCCTCCTCTGCAATACTCTTCCACGAGTTCACGCTCTGGAGCGGGGCGGGCGGACTTCCTGGGGGGAAGATGGTCGCTCTTCCGGGCTCTTAAACGTCTATTTCTCCAGAATGATCCCTTATTGGAATTTCTTCAATGAATGATAATGGGAACACGCGGCATGAAAAACACAATATTTATACTCGATTGTTGAGCACTGATCGAATACGATCGGATGCTGCCCGGCACCCTCATTACCTGCCCCCCCCTGACGAGATGTAATTCACCGACTGCCACCCACACACCGGCACGAACCTGAAGAACGGTTCAGGCGTTCTGATACGGAACACGCTCATATTCCCCCCTCGTTTTTTCCGCAGGCGGAGTTCCGACAGCGGCGAGACATCCTTCTGGTGGTTATGGTGAAACAGATACTCTCTCTTGTGGTGCTTTGTGTCGTGGCGGCGATGATCGCCCCGGCAGCGGCAGGGGCATCGTATGCCTACGATCCCTCGATCCTCGACAGTCCCTCGATCAGGATGGACGCCGATCCCGACCAGGTGGCGGTGGCGGCACCGGAATATCAGAACATATCGGAGATCTCCGCAGAAGAGACCCTGGAAGGGGTCTACGTCTACGACGTGGGATCGCACACCGCCGTGCGCGAACCCGCAGTGGTGATGGACGATCAGACGACCGGTCTCATCCCCGGCAGCACGGGCATCCTCTCCCTCCCTTCCAGTTCGATCCAATCTGTATGGGGCGAAGATACCCGTTTCAGAGTCGCCGACACCACGCAGTATCCCTGGAGGACGATTTGCAATCTCCTGATGACCTATCCAGGGTCTGAAAAGACCTATATCGGATCTGGCGCCATTATCGATGATTTTCATGTGCTCACCGCCGGGCATAACGTCTATGACCGGGAAGACAAACTGGGATGGGCAGAATCGATAGAGGTGATACCGGGCCAGACCACCGATGAGGCCGGGCGGATCCTCATGCCCTTCGGACAGGCGAAGGCAACCCTGATGACTACCGTTGAGAAATGGATGGAAGAGGGGGATAGTCGTCACGACTGGGCGGTGATCACGCTGGACCGGAGTATCGGCAGGTACACGGGCTGGATGGGGATGACCAACGATTACTACTGGAGTGACATCTACGCCGGCGAACTCTCCGTGGCCGGGTATCCGGGGGACCTGGACCGGGGGTATGTGATGTACCAGGACGACAACCTCGGCAGCGAAGCCTCATATTACAACCACTGGTACTATATGGACACCTACGGGGGCATGAGCGGTTCTCCCGTCTGGTACATGCAGGACGGCGATCCCTACATCCTCTCGGTTCACACGGCACCCGACATTGATGGAACTGAAAGGAATATGGGAACCCGCCTGTGCGATCTCAGACTTGAGAGTGTGGCGGAATGGACCGCCCGCGACGACGCCCCCCAGGATAAGCCCGACCTGATCGACAACGGTGAGACACAGGCAGGATTTGCACCGATAATCGCCATACGGGACGAGACGGACTTTGAGATCCACTGCAACGTCGGCAATATCGGAACCGCACAATCGCCCGTTTGCTCGGTAGCCTTCTATGCCTCGCCCGACCTGACAATCGACGCAACCGACCATCTCATTGCCACGGGTTCCCTCTCGCCGATAGAGCCGTTCCAGTCCGGGACGTGTACCTGGTCAGGGACGTTTCCGGAGAGCGTACCCGCCGGCACCTACTTTGCAGGGTGGATCATCGACCCGGACGATCAGGTGAATGAATTCGACGAGACCAACAACCGGGAGGTGTATTGCGAGCATTATCTCTATGTCAATGATGCCGCCGTCGAGAACAATCCGCCTGACCCACCGCAGCCCAACTACCCGTCCGACGGGGAGACCGACGTGGTCTGCTTTACTACCCTGAGCTGGACGTGCACGGACCAGGACGGGGACAGCCTCACCTATGATGTCTACATCGGGCTCTCCGCCTCGGCGCTGGAGTGCATCGATGAGGACCGGGAACTCACCTATATCCTCTGGCAGGACCTCAGTCCCGATACGCAATACTTCTGGAAGGTGGTGGCCGACGACGGACAGGACAGGACGGAGAGTCAGGTCTGGACCTTCACCACCCGGACAGAAGATCCCGCGCCGATTGCCGACTTCACGGCTGATGGTACTTCCGGCACCGCCCCCCTGACGGTGCAGTTCACCGACACCTCTTCTGGCGCCCCGACCTCCTGGGAGTGGTCTTTCGGCGACGGGAACACCTCCACCGATCAACACCCGACCCACACCTATACGGCGGCAGGCACGTACACGGTGAGCCTGACGGTGGACAATGCGAATTGGCAGGATACTACAACAAAGACCGATTTCATCTCAGTAACCGAGCCGGACGGGTCGGCCATTGTCTGGCAGCGGTGCCTCGGGGGGTCATCCCGGGACTATGCATACAGTATCCAGCAGACCTCAGACGGCGGGTATGTCGTCGCCGGGGTGACCGAATCAACCGACGGCGATGTCAGCGGAAACCATGGCAACGAAGATGCCTGGGTGGTGAAACTGGACGCTGCCGGCAACCGGGTCTGGCAGCGGTGTCTTGGGGGTTCATCCGGAGATTATGCAGAGAGTATCCGGCAGACCTCAGACGGCGGGTATATCGTCGCCGGGTTTACCTACTCAACCGACGGCGACGTCAGCGGAAACCATGGCGGCGCTGATATCTGGGTGGTGAAACTGGACGCTGCCGGCAACCGGGTCTGGCAGCGGTGTCTCGGAGGGGCATCTGACGACCGTGCATTCAATATATTACAGACAGCAGACGGCGGCTACATCGTCGCCAGCTATACCTACTCAACCGACGGCGATGTCAGCGGAAACCATGGCAGCTATGATGCCTGGGTGGTGAAACTGGACGCTGCCGGCAACCGGATCTGGCAGCGGGGTCTCGGAGGGGCATCTGACGACCGTGCGCTCAGTATCCAGCAAATGGCAGACGGGGGGTATGTCGTCGCCGGGGTGACCTGGTCAACCGACGGCGATGTCAGCGGAAACCATGGCGACAGTGATGCCTGGGTGGTGAAGCTGGATGCTGCCGGCAGCATGGTCTGGCAGCGGTGCCTCGGGGGGTCATCCCGGGACTATGCATACAGTATCCGGCAGACCTCAGACGGCGGGTATATCGTCGCCGGGGAGACCGGTTCAATCGACGGTGATGTCAGCGGAAACCATGGCGACAGTGATGCCTGGGTGGTGAAACTGGACGCTGCCGGCAACCAGGTCTGGCAGCGGTGTTTCGGGGGGTCATCCAGAGACTTTGCATACAGTATCCAGCAGACGTCGGACGGCGGATATGTCGTCGCCGGCGGGACCTGGTCAACCGACGGCGATGTCAGCGGAAACCATGGCGACTCTGATGGCTGGATGGTGAAACTGGACGTTGCCGGCAGCATGGTGTGTCAGCGGTGTTTCGGAGGGACATCCTCTGATCTTGCATTTAGCATCCAGCAGATCTCTGACGGCGGGTATGTGGTCGCCAGCTATACCTGTTCAAACGACGGCGATGTCAGCGGAAACCATGGCGACTCTGATGGTTGGGTGGTGAAACTGGAGGGCAGTGGTTCGGTTGCCGTACCGGTTGCCCATGCCTACTTCATCCTGAACCAGAACTCCCTGAGATGGGTGGACGGCGACCGGATCGAGGGCGGGACCTGTTCCTGTCTGCAGGATTATTTCATGACCGCAGTCAACTGGGCCGAGGATCCCGCCTGCACCATGACGAACATCACCTTCGTCCTGGACACAGAGGGGGTGTCTGATGTCGAACCCCCCGAGTATGCAATAGTTCAGGATACCCGCGTCACCTGGACATTCCCGCCCTCCCGCACCGTTCCGCCAGGGGCAGAGATCTCGGCGGGAGCCAGCACATCGCGGACCGAGAACCGGACCTCGGGTCTGACGATGGAGCGCTCCTGCAACAGGAGCACTTTCACTGCGGCGGGAGGTCAGCGGGTGACCCTCACCCTCACCTGCGACCCCGTCCCCGCAGTCAACCTCTGGGGGCGGATCGTGGGCACCGATACCGCCGAGGTCCGGGCGATACCGATCCTCTCGACCTTCCAGACAGACGCACCGCTGCAATCGGTGATGCAGAAAGGAAACACGGTGCAGTTCTCCCTCGACCAGAGCCAGATCGAGGCGGGGCGCACCTACCAGATCTCCTGTGACCTGGCGGTCACCCCGAACGGGATGTTCTCCTATGCCCCGAAATGCTGCATCTGGGAGGTGCTGAACCAGACGAGCGCCGGTGCATCCGAGGGCTCCACGCTCACCCTCCCGGACGGATGCCTGCCCACGGGGGTGAACGCCGTTTCATTCGGATCAGATCTGACATGTTCCTGGCACACCGCACTGAACGACCAGATCATCTCGACGATCTGCCAGCGCCTCATCACCGTCGAACACGGAACCGTCACCGTCAATGCATCCGGAGATGGAAACGCCACCATAGGTGACGAAATCACGCTCTCAGGAACGAACACCGACAGTGCGATGACCTATCTCTTCCTCACCGGTCCGGGGCTGCCGGCATCCGGGGTCAACCTCATGAACCTCTCGGCAGCGGTGGAGAGCGACGATCCGTCGACCTTCACCATTGTCGCCGTAAAGATCGACGAGACCTGGGACTACCGCTGGGACACCGCCTCCGTGTGGGGAGGGGCGCTCCAGGAGGGCACCTATACCCTCTACGCCGCCCCGCAGCCGAAGGCGCTCGCAGACCTTGACGGCGTCCCGTATGCACAGGCGGCGATCGGGTTCACTGCCCCTGTCCTGCCGTGCAACGTCTCCTTTGTCGCCGATCAGACCTCGGGCGTGGCGCCCCTGACGGTGCAGTTCACCGACACCTCAGACGGCGCCCCGACCTCCTGGTCCTGGTCCTTCGGGGACGGCGCCGCCTCCACCGATCAAAACCCCATCCACACCTACACCGCCGCCGGCGACTTCACCGTCTCCCTCTCGGTGAACGGGGGCGTGGACACCTGCACACACACCGCATACATCACCGTCACGCCGGTGCTCTATGGCGATGCAAACGGTGACGAAACGGTGAACCAGGCCGACACCCTGCGGGTGCTGCGGCAGGTGGTCGGTCTCGCCGCGAAGCCCGCGGCAGAATCAGACGCATTTACCAGGGCCGACGTCCACGCAAACGGCGTGATCGAGGTGGGCGACGCCCTGTTCATCGCCCAGTATAATGTGGGGCTGCGAGATGCCTGTTTTGCGTTGAAGGGATAATTTATTCTCTTTTTGTTTTGCGATCCTGAACGAACCCGCTGAAAAGATGAGTAAGGTGATCATCGCGTTCCAGTCATAGATTCAGGTATGCGGGAGAGGGCCTCCTTCACCGCCTCCTCGCTCCCGCTTTCGAGAGCGGACCTGAGGTCGGCGACGTCGCAGCCTCTGGTCTCGAGGTCCGCGATCTGCCGCATGATACTGGCCCGGATCTGGCGAACGCCCTCGCCGTGGTCTGCACTCCTGTTGTCCTCCACGTAACGAACGAAATGCTGCTCCCTGATCTCTCCGGGGTCCGGGAGGGACACCGCAGATTCTACGTGTGCGCCACTACCCGGGGTGCCGTTCCACGCCGCCGAATTGTCCGTGCTCACGGTCGTCCGGTCACCCCCATACAGATTTGCTTCGGCGGCGGTGGCCGTGGACACCGTCAGCAGCAGAATGCAGAAGATAATGGGGGCGACCTGGATGTGCCGCCGCACCCTCGTCTTCCTGTCCCGTCTGGAAGGAGGGCCGGTCTGCATATTTGTCCGGTTTTCTGACATGCCATAGCGTTTTACCCGGTCATATGAACTTTTATTGAACCGGGAGGTTCATCCGGCAAACCCGATGGGCGTCACCATGCGGAGGGACCTTTATATCGGCCGGCGAGATTCTGATACCGCTCCCCGCACGCACCCATGACGAGCGATTTCGAACCCGACACCGGCATACCCTGGCACGCCCTGCCGCTCGACGAGGTCTACGAGAAGCTCAGCTCCGGCCCGGAAGGACTCGGCGACGACGAGGCCGCACACCGTCTGCAGCACTACGGCCCGAACACCCTCCCCGCCCGGAAGCCGCCTGGAATCGTCGCCATCTTTCTGCACCAGTTCGGCAGCCCGCTCATCTTCATCCTCCTCGCCGCCGCCCTCATCTCCTTTGCCCTCCAGGACGTCAGGGACGGGATCTTCATCCTGGCCGTCGTGCTCCTGAACGCCGCCATCGGGCTGGTGCAGGAGTGGCGGGCCGAACAGAGCGCCGGCCTGCTCAGGCGCCTGCTCACCAGGACGGCGCACCTCAGGCGGGAGGGGCGGCACATCACCGCCGACTCCGCCGTCATCGTCCCCGGCGACATCGTCCTCCTCGAATCGGGCGGCCGCGTCCCGGCAGATCTCCGCCTGGTCCATGCCGCCGGGTGTCGGATCGACGAGTCCGCCCTCACCGGGGAGACGCTCGCCGCGGAAAAGGACCTGGCGCCGGTCCGGTTGGATGCCGCCGTCGGGGACCGCACGAACATGGCCTTCGCCGGCACCACCGTCGTCAGCGGACGGGCCGTCGGGGTGGTGACCGCAACCGGGCTGAAGAGCGAGGTTGGGCGGATCGCCGAGGCGGTGGCGGCCACCGGTGCCTCAAAACCCCCCCTCCTGATCAGGATGGAGCGCTTCTCCCGCACCATCGGCATCCTGGTCCTCGGCGCCTCGGCGCTGATGGCCGCCGTCGCCCTGGGCAGGGGGACGCCCTTCACCGAGGTCTTCTTCCTCGCCGTCGCCCTGGCCGTCTCGGCGATCCCGGAGGGTCTGCCGGTAGCAATCACCGTCGCCCTCTCCATCGGTTCGTCGAAGATGGCCCGGCGCAATGTCATCGTCCGGCGCCTTGCCGCCGTCGAGAGCCTGGGGAGCTGCACGATGATCGCCACCGATAAGACCGGCACCCTCACCCTCAACCGCCAGAGCGTCCGCCGGGTCATCCTCCCGGACGGAACAGGGTATGCGGTGGCGGACGGCGCCGTTCCGGATCCCGCCTCCCTCCCCCGCCTGCACGCCCTCGCCCGCACCGCCGTGATCTGCAACGAGGGGGAGATCGTCATGGAGGAGGGGGAATGGGTGCATCACGGGGACGCCATGGACGTGGCCCTCCTCTCGTTTGCCCGGGACCTGGGGATCGATGCGGGAGCGGTGCGGGAGGCGGTCAGGATCATCGGGAGCGTGGCCTTCGAGCCGGAACTGAGGTACTCTGCGGCCTATTACCGGGACGAGGACGGCAGGATCATGGTGGCGGCAAAGGGCGCCCTTGAAACGCTCCTCCCCTACTGCCTGACCATGGAGACCGGGGAGGGACGGGTGCCCCTCGAGCGTTCTCGGATCGAGGCGGCCCTCGCCGACCTCGCCTCCCACGGCTACCGGGTGCTCGCCGTCGCCGAAGGGGAGATCGGGGCCGTTCCGGCAACCCATCTGGGCCTGGAGGAGGGCCGGCCCCCCCTGAACCTGCTGGGGCTTGCGGGCTTCATCGACCCCGTCCGCCCGGACGTTCCCGAGGCCCTGGAGCGCTGCAGGGAAGCGGGGATCGAGGTCGCCATGATCACCGGCGACCACCCGGAGACGGCCCTGGCCATCGGGAGGCAGATCGGGCTTGCCTCAGAGAGAGGGGAGGTGGTGACCGGTCCCGACCTCGAGGCCATCGGTTCCCCGGACCTCCCGGAATTCTTCGACCGGGTGCGGTCCGGGCGAATCTTCGCCCGCGTGAGCCCGCTCCAGAAGCTCGAGATCGTCGACGCCATGGTCAGGGACGGGCACTTCGTGGCCGTGACCGGGGACGGTGCGAACGACGCCCCGGCGCTCAGGCGGGCGAATATCGGGGTGGCGATGGGCTCGGGGACCGACCTGGCAAAGGACACCGCCTCGATGATCATCACCGACGACGACTTCTCCTCGATCGTGGCCGGGATCGAGGAGGGGCGCTACGCCTACGACAACATCAGGAAGGTGACCTATCTGCTCATCTCCACCGGGTTCGCCGAGATCGTGCTCTTCACCGTCGCCCTGGCCGCCGGTCTCCCCCTCCCCCTGCTCGCGGTGCAGCTCCTCTGGCTCAACCTGGTCACGAACGGCATCCAGGACGTCGCCCTCGCCTTCGAGAGCGGGGAGGCGGGGACGATGCGGCGTCCCCCCCGCCGCCCAAATGAGGGGATCTTCAACCGTCTCATGATCCGGGAGACCATGCTTTCCGGGTTTCTGATGGGGGCGATCGCCTCGGCCACCTATGTCTGGCTCATCGCCGGAGGGGCGGACGAGTCCGCCACACGGAGCACGCTCATGCTCCTGATGGTGCTGCTCGAGAACCTCCACGCCCTGAACTGCCGCTCCGAATACCGATCGCTCTTCCGGGTGCCGCTGAGGGACAACTACTACCTGATCGCCGGCATCCTGGTGGCCCAGGGGGTCCATATCGCTGCCATGACAAACCCGCTCATGCAGGACCTGCTCAGGATCGGGCCGGTCGGTCCGGCGACCTGGGGCGTGCTCCTGGCCCTGGCCTCCGGGGTGGTGATCGGGATGGAGGCCTTCAAGTGGGCGATGACACGGGGGCGCACCTGAACACAGGCCCCCCGTACACCCCGGGCGACTAGAGAACTGCATGCCGTCCACCGGTGAGTATTTCAGCACACACTCCGGACCACTCATCGGCATCATGACGTCGACCATCGCCACCAGACTCCGGGCATCTGCCGAACTCATCCGTCTGGACCTTGCACTGGGAGCCGGATTTTTCTTTGTTGCCGGTGAAATTCTCGCATACGGCGGTCTGCCCCCGGTGCATCTGGTGGTTCCGGGATTCCTGGCATTGTTCTTCATCTCCGGGTCGGCGAACATCTCCAACGACTACTTTGATCGGGAGGTCGACCGGATCAACCTGCCGTCACGGCCCCTTCCCTCGGGCCGGATCTCCGTCGCCGGACTCTGGGTCCTGTTCTCTCTGTTCACTGCGGCCGGTATGATCTGCGCTGCACTCCTCGGGCCGCTCGTACTGGCGCTGGTGATCCTCTTCTGGTGCATCGCCCTTGCCTACAACATCACTCTCAAGGATGCGGGATTTACCGGCAATCTCATCGTGGCGGGTTGTATCGGGATGACCATCATCCTCGGGGGGATCACGGTCGGCAGGCTGAACGGTGTGGTGCTGACCTTTGCGGCGCTGGCGTTCTTCTTTGACCTCGGTGTGGAGATCGCTGCCGATACCATGGATGCGGAAGGTGACCGGCAGCGTTCAGGGAGAAGCCTCGCCCAGACACGGGGAAGGGCCCATGCGCTGCGGATCTCCGGCATATGGCTGGCGGTCTTTTTTCTTCTGACGCCGCTGCCCTTCCTGATGGGCTGGCTCGGCCATGACTATCTGATCCTCGTTGCCGTCCTCGATCTCTGGATGATCCATTGCAGCATGCGCCTGATGAGAAGCCGGACGATCGCGGAAGGCCGGACCCAGATCCGCCGCCTCTACCTCTCGTGGGGGCTGTTCGTGATCGTGTTCACCCTCACGCGGCTGTTGTGAAGAGGCAGTTTGAGCGCGTGCAATCGTTTTATAGCGAATATTTTCAACAAGAACAAAAAAAGATCTTCAGGGAGACTCTTCCGGTCAGTATCCCTTCCCTGTCCTGTAGCCATCATATATTGCGAATGCCCAGGCACCGAAACCTATCAGAAGCCCGACATCGGCGAG
This genomic interval from Methanofollis fontis contains the following:
- the pap gene encoding polyphosphate:AMP phosphotransferase, with translation MFEQYDLTKQVSDEDYKAIFPDLAAHLSRLQREARDLDLPVIITADGWNLSGISTMLHQFVLALDPRLYSYHAASTPTREEADRPFLWRFWLRTPTTGRMAIFDRSWYSRLTAERIHPGDGGAPERSLREITRFERHLTDAGAVIIKLFLHISRDEQAERIERIKQEPAAAVLIDGHETVRLEHYELYLPVFEGMIAATDTPNAPWTVVEAHDRNFTVIKGMSTVVHALERAIEERRSTVVPRYPAPLQPPSNKLLDLPDPSKHALSKKEYHEAINQYGEQITALQYSLYRERLPLIVVYEGWDAAGKGGAIMRLTRRLNPRICQVEPIGPPNEAESRHHYLWRFWRDLPKKGHIAVFDRSWYGRVLVERVEGLSSPSEVERAYNEINEFEEALTDWGALLVKFWLHIDRNEQLHRFIDREEDPEKQWKITPDDWRNRSRWDIYAASVAEMLERTDTKTAPWTVISTNDKRYARVKCLRTVAETVEQALK
- a CDS encoding FKBP-type peptidyl-prolyl cis-trans isomerase, producing the protein MKNGIRSSRLVFLSLVIIALVLSTAIVVGLSLAGSYAMDEDAPAKSGDQVCVYYSLSFPGGAVFESNINGTALNFTLGSGAMISGFDKAIHGMVPGETKTVILTPDEAYGERNETLVKTIPLNEAIDLINSMDKENITISFIPGYPCPMIEYLPPEGKYVRYLFTNITEDSVTVDMNKPLVGKDLQFTITLDSIIKKTE
- a CDS encoding PKD domain-containing protein codes for the protein MVKQILSLVVLCVVAAMIAPAAAGASYAYDPSILDSPSIRMDADPDQVAVAAPEYQNISEISAEETLEGVYVYDVGSHTAVREPAVVMDDQTTGLIPGSTGILSLPSSSIQSVWGEDTRFRVADTTQYPWRTICNLLMTYPGSEKTYIGSGAIIDDFHVLTAGHNVYDREDKLGWAESIEVIPGQTTDEAGRILMPFGQAKATLMTTVEKWMEEGDSRHDWAVITLDRSIGRYTGWMGMTNDYYWSDIYAGELSVAGYPGDLDRGYVMYQDDNLGSEASYYNHWYYMDTYGGMSGSPVWYMQDGDPYILSVHTAPDIDGTERNMGTRLCDLRLESVAEWTARDDAPQDKPDLIDNGETQAGFAPIIAIRDETDFEIHCNVGNIGTAQSPVCSVAFYASPDLTIDATDHLIATGSLSPIEPFQSGTCTWSGTFPESVPAGTYFAGWIIDPDDQVNEFDETNNREVYCEHYLYVNDAAVENNPPDPPQPNYPSDGETDVVCFTTLSWTCTDQDGDSLTYDVYIGLSASALECIDEDRELTYILWQDLSPDTQYFWKVVADDGQDRTESQVWTFTTRTEDPAPIADFTADGTSGTAPLTVQFTDTSSGAPTSWEWSFGDGNTSTDQHPTHTYTAAGTYTVSLTVDNANWQDTTTKTDFISVTEPDGSAIVWQRCLGGSSRDYAYSIQQTSDGGYVVAGVTESTDGDVSGNHGNEDAWVVKLDAAGNRVWQRCLGGSSGDYAESIRQTSDGGYIVAGFTYSTDGDVSGNHGGADIWVVKLDAAGNRVWQRCLGGASDDRAFNILQTADGGYIVASYTYSTDGDVSGNHGSYDAWVVKLDAAGNRIWQRGLGGASDDRALSIQQMADGGYVVAGVTWSTDGDVSGNHGDSDAWVVKLDAAGSMVWQRCLGGSSRDYAYSIRQTSDGGYIVAGETGSIDGDVSGNHGDSDAWVVKLDAAGNQVWQRCFGGSSRDFAYSIQQTSDGGYVVAGGTWSTDGDVSGNHGDSDGWMVKLDVAGSMVCQRCFGGTSSDLAFSIQQISDGGYVVASYTCSNDGDVSGNHGDSDGWVVKLEGSGSVAVPVAHAYFILNQNSLRWVDGDRIEGGTCSCLQDYFMTAVNWAEDPACTMTNITFVLDTEGVSDVEPPEYAIVQDTRVTWTFPPSRTVPPGAEISAGASTSRTENRTSGLTMERSCNRSTFTAAGGQRVTLTLTCDPVPAVNLWGRIVGTDTAEVRAIPILSTFQTDAPLQSVMQKGNTVQFSLDQSQIEAGRTYQISCDLAVTPNGMFSYAPKCCIWEVLNQTSAGASEGSTLTLPDGCLPTGVNAVSFGSDLTCSWHTALNDQIISTICQRLITVEHGTVTVNASGDGNATIGDEITLSGTNTDSAMTYLFLTGPGLPASGVNLMNLSAAVESDDPSTFTIVAVKIDETWDYRWDTASVWGGALQEGTYTLYAAPQPKALADLDGVPYAQAAIGFTAPVLPCNVSFVADQTSGVAPLTVQFTDTSDGAPTSWSWSFGDGAASTDQNPIHTYTAAGDFTVSLSVNGGVDTCTHTAYITVTPVLYGDANGDETVNQADTLRVLRQVVGLAAKPAAESDAFTRADVHANGVIEVGDALFIAQYNVGLRDACFALKG